The Sorangiineae bacterium MSr11954 DNA segment CGCCGCAAGGGGTGCGACCGCGAACGGGCGGAGGACGCCGTTCAAGGCTTTATGGTGCACCTGCTCGAGCGGGATTTTCTATCCCGCTTGGACCCCTCGCGCGGGCGCATGCGGTCCTATTTGCGGGCGGCCATGGAGCATTATCTGGTCAACCTCCACGAGAAGGAGCGCGCCCAGAAGCGGGGCGGGGGCGCGCTCTCCGTCTCGCTCTCCTCGCTCTCCCTCGACTTCGAGCTGGCCGAGCGCAGCCTCTTGGAGACGCCTTTCGAGCCCGAATCGGCCTTCGATCGGGAATGGGCGCTGACGTTGATGGAGCGCGCCATGAAGAAGCTCGAGGCGGAGTTTCAAAGCGGGCAGCGCCGGGCGCCGTTCGAGGCCGTGGCCGACTTCTTTCGCGGGGGCGAGACGCCCTCGTACAAAGACGTCGCCGCGCGTCATGGGATGACGATCCCGCAGCTCAAATCGCTCCTCCACCGCGCCCGTTTGCGCTACCGCGAGCTGGTCGAGCAAGAAGCGGTCGACACGGTGGAGGAGCCTGGAAACGGCGCCTTCGAGGTCCGCGAGCTGCTCGGGTATTTGGCCCGATGAGCGCGTGCCCCCGGTGCGGTGGCGCGATCCCCGAGGGGCGCTTCTCCGTTTGCCCGCGTTGTTTGCTCGATGACGGCGAGCCCCCGGTCCTCATCGGCCAAGGCGCGCTCGAGCTCGGCGACGAGCTGGGACGAGGCGGAATGGGCGTGGTCTTCAAGGCGCGCGACCACAAGCTCGGTCGTGAGGTCGCCGTAAAGTTTTTGCCCGCGGCGCTCGCGTCTCGGCCCGAGTTCCGCGTGCGCTTCGAGCGCGAGGCCCACGCGCTGGCGCTCCTCAATCATCCGAACATCGTCACCATTCACGATTATGGAGAAGAGGATGGCCAGGGCTACATCGTCATGGAGCTCGCGACCGGGACGACCCTGCAGTCGTTGTTGCCCCTCGCCCCCCAGCGCGCCATCGACGTGGTCCTGAAGATCGGCGACGCGCTCTCGTATGCGCATGGGCATGGAATCATTCATCGCGATATCAAACCAGGAAATATCCTGGTCGACTCCGCCGGCAACATCAAAGTCACCGACTTTGGCTTGGCGCGCATGGCGGGCGATGACGCGCGCGGCTGGACCCTCACGACCCCCGATCAGGCGCTGGGCACCGTCTATTACATGGCCCCGGAGATCCTGGCGGGCGCGCCGCCCAGCCCGCGCATGGATATCTATTCGCTGGGCGTGCTCCTTTATCACACCATGACGGGCGCGCTCCCCATGGGCGACTTCGAACGGTTGCCGGGCAACGTGGATCGCGTGGTGCGCCGCGCCATCGCCCAAGCTCCGGAGAAGCGCTACGCCAGCGTCGACGAGCTCCTCTCCGATTTGCGCCAGGCCCGAGCCCACGCGAGCGAGGCCGAGGGGCGCCTTCCGCCCGCGGAGCAGCAGTGGCTGCGGGCCGTGGCGCTGGTGTATGCGACCGCGTCGGCCGTCGCGGGTTGGGCGCTGGTGGCCTCGGTGACGCCGCAAGCGGTGAACGCGTCCGAGCTGCACCCGCTGGCGCTGGTGCTCCCGCGCAAATTGGACGACGGAAGGCTCGTTTCGCTCGCCCGCTTCGAGGTGTGGCCCACGTTGGGCGCTCTGGCGGGCTTTGGGGTCGCCCTCACCGCGTCCGGGTTTCTTCGCCGCCACTGGAGTCAAACGGGGCT contains these protein-coding regions:
- a CDS encoding sigma-70 family RNA polymerase sigma factor codes for the protein MAGIDGPAKFPSTRWTLILSARESPAARRSAFDELLRDYWRPLYAFARRKGCDRERAEDAVQGFMVHLLERDFLSRLDPSRGRMRSYLRAAMEHYLVNLHEKERAQKRGGGALSVSLSSLSLDFELAERSLLETPFEPESAFDREWALTLMERAMKKLEAEFQSGQRRAPFEAVADFFRGGETPSYKDVAARHGMTIPQLKSLLHRARLRYRELVEQEAVDTVEEPGNGAFEVRELLGYLAR
- a CDS encoding serine/threonine protein kinase; translation: MSACPRCGGAIPEGRFSVCPRCLLDDGEPPVLIGQGALELGDELGRGGMGVVFKARDHKLGREVAVKFLPAALASRPEFRVRFEREAHALALLNHPNIVTIHDYGEEDGQGYIVMELATGTTLQSLLPLAPQRAIDVVLKIGDALSYAHGHGIIHRDIKPGNILVDSAGNIKVTDFGLARMAGDDARGWTLTTPDQALGTVYYMAPEILAGAPPSPRMDIYSLGVLLYHTMTGALPMGDFERLPGNVDRVVRRAIAQAPEKRYASVDELLSDLRQARAHASEAEGRLPPAEQQWLRAVALVYATASAVAGWALVASVTPQAVNASELHPLALVLPRKLDDGRLVSLARFEVWPTLGALAGFGVALTASGFLRRHWSQTGLDRPNPDPPLAESRWMLALGIASWILYAWRSLGALWGHRLVANYSPFLGAILELSVMYILWAGILEARRRSRPLTSEPKMLIGFGMAMTPPALEILTYALPWLD